Proteins found in one Cyprinus carpio isolate SPL01 chromosome B10, ASM1834038v1, whole genome shotgun sequence genomic segment:
- the si:ch211-266i6.3 gene encoding cytoskeleton-associated protein 2, which yields MHRMESVVRKSNKENTKPVYGPKKQVTSSIISKQKVICRSAPLQSKNDLKEDDSGTREKEKDLRPKPKINADPTKRNTLSQAFRTEQTVRHRKLVEEVQKPPSTVSVIQKSKPGTYKGRVVQSKIDCFRKPSADVKTTEKKVISKPDVTRPKPELPKVRSTSVTSLPVSTKPRVNSASSSRPKSVSDIQLNATEKPIQKSVSHKRIPQKVQGTVSQAGACALPRSAPLATGRLAISKPIASKKKEMTVQVEKPKTSTTEQRVCRPVTSTISQYKIQIETAEERRAKLAEWLASKGKNLKRPPISEKSATFSRKPKPAPQPKTGPKAATGAQSEPVAQTEAVKPTAALKTDNQTNDIEVPDNKTVCSRRSSNIMNTTLDLLDNSDMDLPVDPEIRMESLVLNLCDKLEAMETPSSCEDGESHHKSDMVAEKMEVKDMDEVFEILKEEELADEEDSESDLTEDTKKPFIKNEDDDQEPKEKKPFASEDDDSDEERNSATPELAGASIVKYNVKTTPYLQSVKKIIDCETAPGSGSRRKSTIKDLKFLTPVRRSTRIQRKSSRLPGMLNDHDTCVSSLAELVQMEDADANAYIYRKNPALLEDLPDRSEDFARVCS from the exons ATGCACAGAATGGAGTCAGTGGTGAGAAAG AGCAACAAGGAAAACACTAAACCAGTATATGGCCCAAAAAAACAAGTCACCAGCAGtattatatcaaaacaaaaagtgATTTGTAGATCTGCACCCCTTCAGTCAAAGAATGACCTTAAGGAGGATGACTCTGGAACAAGAGAGAAGGAAAAGGATCTTAGACCGAAGCCCAAAATTAATGCTGATCCTACTAAGCGTAACACACTAAGCCAGGCCTTCCGTACTGAGCAGACTGTAAGACACAGGAAGCTTGTAGAAGAAGTTCAAAAACCACCCTCTACTGTCTCTGTCATCCAGAAGTCCAAACCTGGTACGTATAAGGGTCGTGTAGTTCAGTCTAAAATCGACTGTTTCAGAAAACCCAGTGCTGATGTGAAGACCACAGAAAAGAAGGTGATTTCAAAGCCAGATGTGACCAGACCAAAACCTGAACTGCCCAAAGTTCGGTCCACGTCTGTTACTTCCCTGCCAGTGTCCACTAAACCCAGAGTAAACTCTGCTTCATCATCTAGACCGAAATCTGTCTCTGATATCCAGCTTAATGCCACTGAAAAACCAATCCAGAAGTCTGTTTCCCATAAACGCATACCGCAAAAGGTCCAAGGCACTGTCTCCCAAGCAGGTGCTTGTGCTCTTCCCAGGTCAGCCCCTCTAGCTACAGGGCGACTGGCCATCAGCAAACCCATCGCTTCGAAGAAGAAAGAGATGACGGTGCAGGTGGAGAAACCCAAAACATCCACCACTGAACAGAGAGTCTGCAGGCCTGTCACAAGTACAATCAGCCAGTACAAAATACAAATAGAGACCGCCGAAGAGAGAAG AGCAAAGCTAGCAGAGTGGCTGGCATCTAAGGGAAAGAATCTGAAAAGGCCTCCGATCTCTGAAAAGTCGGCAACATTTTCAAGAAAACCAAAACCAGCTCCGCAGCCTAAAACTGGACCCAAAGCCGCAACTGGTGCCCAGTCTGAGCCTGTCGCCCAGACTGAGGCTGTAAAACCAACCGCTGCATTGAAGACTGACAACCAAACGAATGATATCGAAGTCCCTGATAATAAAACAGTGTGTTCTAGGAGGTCAAGTAATATCATGAATACCACACTAGACTTGCTGGACAACAGTGATATGGATTTGCCAGTTGACCCAGAGATAAGGATGGAGTCG TTGGTGTTGAACTTGTGTGATAAATTGGAGGCAATGGAGACGCCCTCATCATGTGAAGATGGTGAGTCCCATC ataaatctgaCATGGTGGCAGAGAAAATGGAAGTGAAGGATATGGATGAAGTGTTTGAAATTCTGAAAGAGGAGGAACTGGCAGATGAGGAAGACTCTGAAAGTGACCTTACAGAAGACACTAAGAAACCTTTTATAAAGAATGAGGATGATGATCAGGAACCTAAGGAGAAGAAGCCATTTGCGAGTGAAGATGATGACAGTGATGAGGAGAGGAATAGCGCCACTCCAGAGCTGGCAGGGGCTTCCATTGTAAAATACAATGTGAAAACCACTCCATATCTTCAAAG TGTAAAAAAGATAATCGATTGCGAAACGGCACCAGGCAGTGGCTCGCGACGCAAAAGCACCATCAAAGACCTCAAGTTTCTGACTCCTGTTCGACGATCAACACGAATCCAGCGCAAGTCCTCTCGTCTGCCAGGTATGCTGAACGACCACGATACTTGCGTCTCGTCATTGGCTGAGCTGGTGCAGATGGAAGATGCAGATGCAAATGCTTACATCTACAGAAAAAACCCAGCACTACTAGAAGATCTGCCTGATCGGTCTGAAGACTTTGCAAGAGTATGCAGTTAA